One Arthrobacter sp. FW306-07-I genomic window carries:
- the narH gene encoding nitrate reductase subunit beta — MRVMAQMGMVMNLDKCIGCHTCSVTCKQAWTNRAGTEYVWFNNVETRPGQGYPRRYEDQERWHGGWVLNKRGKLVLKAGGRVKKLLGIFASPVQPELKDYYEPWTYDYKTLVDAPLGDDFPVARPKSLITGKDTKITWSANWDDDLGGSAENGHLDPIVEKVRRESEDKIKFAYEQTFMFYLPRICEHCLNPSCMASCPSGAIYKRVEDGIVLVDQDKCRGWRQCVTGCPYKKIYFNHKTGKAEKCTFCYPRVEVGLPTVCSETCVGRLRYLGLFLYDADAVTAAAAVTDPKELYDAQMDVLLDPNDPAVQAEARAQGIPEDWIDAARRSPVYALAKVYKVALPLHPEYRTMPMVWYVPPLSPVVDLLRDQGHDGEDHGNLFGAIDALRIPVEYLAELFTAGDADRVTAVLKKLAAMRSYMRGISLGNDPDDSIPEAVGMDGQTMYEMYRLMAIAKYDERYVIPKAHVEQAHDLEEMGCSLDFDGGPGMQDSAPFGEASGRPVPVAVDTFHALRDRQTSDEVSAGTGLKGRVNLLNWDGRGAPPGLFPDKGHEADTLDAAEDQP, encoded by the coding sequence ATGCGTGTCATGGCTCAAATGGGCATGGTCATGAACCTGGACAAATGCATCGGCTGCCACACCTGTTCCGTGACCTGCAAGCAGGCCTGGACCAACCGTGCGGGCACCGAGTACGTCTGGTTCAACAACGTGGAAACCCGGCCCGGGCAGGGGTATCCGCGCCGCTATGAGGACCAGGAGAGGTGGCACGGCGGCTGGGTGCTGAACAAGCGCGGCAAGCTGGTGCTGAAAGCCGGGGGCCGGGTGAAGAAGCTCCTGGGGATCTTCGCCAGCCCCGTCCAGCCCGAGCTCAAGGACTACTACGAGCCGTGGACCTACGACTACAAGACCCTCGTGGACGCGCCGCTGGGTGACGACTTCCCGGTGGCCCGGCCCAAGTCCCTGATCACCGGCAAAGACACGAAAATCACGTGGTCCGCGAACTGGGACGACGACCTGGGCGGCTCCGCCGAAAACGGCCACCTGGACCCGATCGTGGAGAAGGTGCGGCGCGAGTCCGAGGACAAGATCAAGTTCGCCTACGAGCAGACGTTCATGTTCTACCTGCCGCGGATCTGCGAGCACTGCCTGAACCCGTCCTGCATGGCGTCCTGCCCCTCCGGCGCGATCTACAAGCGGGTGGAGGACGGGATTGTGCTGGTGGACCAGGACAAGTGCCGTGGCTGGCGGCAGTGCGTCACCGGCTGCCCGTACAAGAAGATCTACTTCAACCACAAGACGGGCAAGGCCGAGAAGTGCACCTTCTGCTATCCAAGGGTGGAGGTGGGGCTGCCGACGGTCTGTTCGGAGACCTGCGTGGGCCGGCTGCGGTACCTGGGGTTGTTCCTGTACGACGCCGACGCCGTCACCGCGGCGGCCGCGGTCACCGACCCCAAGGAACTCTACGATGCCCAGATGGACGTGCTGCTGGACCCGAACGACCCCGCCGTCCAGGCCGAGGCCCGCGCCCAGGGGATCCCCGAGGACTGGATTGACGCCGCGCGGCGCTCGCCGGTCTACGCCCTGGCCAAGGTCTACAAAGTGGCACTCCCGCTGCACCCCGAGTACCGCACCATGCCGATGGTCTGGTACGTGCCGCCGCTCTCACCCGTTGTGGACCTGCTGCGGGACCAGGGGCACGACGGCGAGGACCACGGCAATCTCTTTGGCGCCATTGATGCGCTGCGCATCCCGGTGGAGTATCTCGCGGAACTGTTCACCGCAGGCGATGCGGACCGGGTCACGGCCGTACTGAAGAAGCTGGCCGCCATGCGTTCCTACATGCGCGGCATCAGCCTCGGCAACGACCCGGACGACTCGATCCCCGAGGCCGTGGGCATGGACGGCCAGACCATGTACGAGATGTACCGGCTGATGGCCATTGCCAAATACGACGAACGGTACGTCATTCCCAAGGCGCACGTGGAGCAGGCCCACGACCTGGAGGAGATGGGCTGCTCGCTGGATTTCGACGGCGGCCCTGGCATGCAGGATTCGGCACCCTTCGGGGAGGCGAGCGGCAGGCCCGTCCCGGTGGCCGTGGACACCTTCCACGCCCTGCGCGACCGGCAGACAAGTGACGAGGTCTCCGCGGGGACGGGCCTGAAGGGCAGGGTGAACCTGCTGAACTGGGACGGCCGCGGGGCGCCGCCCGGCCTGTTCCCGGACAAGGGGCACGAAGCGGATACCCTCGACGCTGCGGAGGACCAGCCGTGA
- the narJ gene encoding nitrate reductase molybdenum cofactor assembly chaperone — translation MNRHDQVVYLAAAWCLSYPDEDLVQRVPLVRAALSEFPGALPAFAPVLDLLEATPPMELQAQYVREFDLGRRHALHLSYWTDGDTRRRGEVLGFFKEAYRHSGALVDLDGELPDYLPMVLEFAARVDSAAGRTLLKRYRASLEMLRLGLLRDNLPHATMLAAICATLPGKSPQDEKEVMRMAGYGPPSESVGLDPYDPRLLPVRRA, via the coding sequence GTGAACCGCCACGACCAGGTGGTGTACCTGGCAGCGGCCTGGTGCCTGTCCTATCCCGATGAGGACCTGGTGCAGCGGGTTCCCCTGGTCCGGGCAGCGCTGTCCGAGTTTCCCGGGGCTTTGCCGGCATTTGCGCCGGTACTGGACCTTCTCGAGGCCACCCCGCCCATGGAACTGCAGGCCCAATATGTCCGCGAGTTCGATCTCGGCCGGCGGCACGCGCTGCATTTGAGCTACTGGACCGATGGCGACACCCGGCGCCGCGGTGAGGTGCTGGGCTTCTTCAAGGAGGCCTACCGGCACAGCGGCGCCCTGGTGGACCTGGACGGGGAACTTCCCGACTACCTGCCCATGGTGCTGGAATTCGCTGCCCGGGTGGATTCCGCGGCCGGACGCACCCTGCTGAAGCGTTACCGGGCCAGCTTGGAGATGCTTCGGCTGGGGCTGCTTCGGGACAACCTGCCGCATGCCACGATGCTGGCGGCCATCTGCGCCACCTTGCCCGGGAAGTCACCCCAGGACGAGAAGGAAGTGATGCGCATGGCCGGATACGGTCCACCCTCCGAAAGCGTGGGACTGGATCCCTACGATCCGCGGCTTTTGCCGGTCAGGAGGGCCTGA
- the narI gene encoding respiratory nitrate reductase subunit gamma, which produces MPALKASTVAEPGPAVVLNAWDTVLWGVLPYVMVVVLVGGLVWRYRYDQFGWTTRSSQLYESRLLRIASPLFHFGLLAVIAGHFFGLVIPMAWTAAAGMSQEFYHFNALLVGGIAGVGTLGGIALLIYRRRTTGPVFMATTRNDKTMYVVLTAAIVFGLWTTLASVFEGEHGHNYRETVAPWFRSLFIFQPDIAAMAAAPLTFHLHTLVGMALFVIWPFTRLVHAFTAPLHYLFRPYIVYRSRDRETKGRGWSAVGTPDRDTRNR; this is translated from the coding sequence ATGCCCGCACTCAAGGCGTCCACCGTGGCGGAGCCGGGACCCGCCGTCGTACTCAACGCCTGGGATACCGTCCTGTGGGGCGTCCTGCCCTATGTCATGGTGGTGGTGCTGGTGGGCGGGCTGGTGTGGCGCTACCGGTACGACCAGTTCGGCTGGACCACCCGGTCCTCCCAGCTTTACGAATCCCGGCTCCTGAGGATCGCCTCCCCGCTTTTCCACTTCGGGCTGCTTGCGGTCATCGCCGGGCACTTCTTCGGCCTGGTGATCCCGATGGCCTGGACGGCGGCGGCGGGCATGAGCCAGGAGTTCTACCACTTCAACGCCCTGCTGGTGGGCGGCATCGCCGGGGTGGGAACGCTGGGCGGGATCGCGCTGCTGATCTACCGGCGGCGCACCACCGGCCCGGTCTTCATGGCGACCACCAGGAACGACAAGACCATGTACGTGGTGCTGACCGCGGCCATCGTCTTTGGCCTGTGGACCACCCTGGCCAGTGTGTTCGAGGGAGAACACGGGCACAACTACCGGGAAACGGTGGCGCCGTGGTTCCGGTCGCTGTTCATCTTCCAGCCGGACATCGCGGCGATGGCCGCTGCGCCGTTAACCTTCCACCTGCACACCTTGGTGGGCATGGCGCTGTTCGTCATCTGGCCGTTCACGCGCCTGGTGCACGCATTCACGGCACCCCTGCACTACCTTTTCCGCCCGTACATCGTCTACCGCTCGCGGGACAGGGAAACGAAGGGCCGGGGCTGGTCCGCCGTTGGCACGCCGGACAGGGATACCCGCAACCGCTGA
- a CDS encoding MFS transporter: protein MAGTTPTPVSGRALNLALATAASVAGFWAWNSVATLGAFYTQNLALAPAATGILVAMPVFVGSLGRIVVGTLTDKYGGRAMFSFVLLAAIPPILLVSIGGLLSSFALVLGAGLLLGVAGTVFAVGIPFVSSWYEPARRGFATGIFGAGMGGTALAAFLNPRLVAGIGYFPTHLLIAGVLAVMAALVWFLMKESPEWAPNHAPVLPKLLDAARISVTWKMCFLYAVVFGGFVSFATYLPTYLRDVYSFDPAGAGARTAGFALAAVLARPVGGVLADKLGPKPVVLVALGAVAVLGWVVNMRPDGEVPAGATFVAMAAALGLGTGGVFAWVGVLSPAGKVGSISGIVSAAGGLGGYFPPLVMGATYDAATRSYSIGLLLLVVTALVALVFTLFAVQPRASAAAVQRAR, encoded by the coding sequence GTGGCCGGAACAACCCCAACGCCAGTTAGCGGAAGGGCGCTGAACCTTGCGCTCGCGACGGCGGCGTCCGTGGCAGGTTTCTGGGCGTGGAACTCCGTGGCCACCCTGGGTGCCTTCTACACCCAGAACCTGGCCCTGGCACCGGCCGCCACGGGGATCCTGGTGGCCATGCCGGTGTTCGTCGGTTCGCTGGGACGGATCGTGGTGGGCACCCTGACGGACAAATACGGTGGCAGGGCCATGTTCAGCTTTGTGCTGCTGGCCGCCATCCCTCCCATCCTCCTGGTGTCCATTGGCGGCCTTCTCAGTTCCTTCGCGCTGGTGCTGGGCGCCGGCCTGCTGCTGGGCGTGGCCGGGACGGTGTTCGCGGTCGGAATTCCGTTCGTCAGTTCCTGGTATGAGCCCGCCCGCCGCGGCTTCGCCACCGGCATCTTTGGTGCGGGCATGGGCGGGACGGCGCTGGCGGCCTTCCTGAATCCGCGGCTGGTGGCGGGAATCGGCTACTTTCCCACGCACCTGCTGATCGCCGGTGTCCTGGCCGTCATGGCCGCGCTGGTCTGGTTCCTCATGAAGGAATCCCCCGAATGGGCTCCGAACCACGCACCGGTGCTGCCCAAGCTGCTGGATGCTGCCAGGATTTCAGTCACCTGGAAGATGTGCTTCCTGTACGCCGTGGTCTTTGGCGGCTTTGTATCCTTCGCCACCTACCTGCCCACCTACCTGCGCGATGTCTACAGCTTCGACCCCGCCGGTGCGGGTGCCCGGACCGCCGGATTTGCCCTCGCCGCCGTCCTGGCCCGTCCGGTCGGTGGCGTCCTCGCGGACAAGCTGGGCCCCAAGCCCGTGGTCCTGGTGGCCCTTGGAGCCGTGGCCGTCCTGGGCTGGGTGGTGAACATGCGGCCCGACGGCGAGGTCCCGGCAGGTGCCACGTTCGTTGCCATGGCTGCGGCGCTGGGGCTGGGGACGGGCGGCGTGTTCGCCTGGGTGGGCGTCCTCTCACCGGCAGGGAAGGTAGGCAGCATCAGTGGCATCGTGAGCGCGGCGGGTGGCCTGGGCGGCTACTTTCCCCCACTCGTCATGGGGGCAACGTACGACGCCGCTACGCGCAGCTACTCGATAGGGCTGCTCCTGCTGGTGGTCACAGCCCTGGTGGCTTTGGTGTTCACCCTCTTCGCAGTCCAGCCCAGGGCCAGCGCCGCGGCGGTTCAGCGGGCCCGGTGA
- a CDS encoding dihydrofolate reductase family protein codes for MAQLIYSAIMSLDGYTADPNGNFAWSAPDEEIHAFINDLERDVGTYLLGRRMYEVMSVWETMGTQDDPEVIQDYARLWAAADKVVYSTSLDTVSTPMTRLERQFVPDAVQELKSTSARNISIGGPTLAAHALNAGLVDECQLFINPVTVGGGLRFLPDGLDLKLELLEERRFSNGVVYLRYRTV; via the coding sequence ATGGCGCAGCTGATCTACTCCGCAATCATGTCCCTGGACGGCTACACGGCAGACCCAAACGGGAACTTCGCCTGGTCGGCGCCGGACGAGGAAATCCACGCCTTCATCAATGACCTGGAGCGGGATGTGGGCACCTATCTTCTGGGCCGCCGGATGTATGAGGTGATGTCGGTCTGGGAAACCATGGGCACGCAGGATGACCCGGAGGTGATCCAGGACTACGCCCGCTTGTGGGCGGCAGCGGACAAGGTGGTGTATTCGACGTCGCTGGACACCGTCTCCACGCCAATGACCCGGCTGGAGCGGCAGTTCGTCCCGGACGCCGTGCAGGAGCTGAAGTCCACCAGCGCCAGGAACATCAGCATTGGCGGCCCCACCCTTGCCGCGCATGCCCTCAACGCGGGACTGGTGGATGAGTGCCAGTTGTTCATCAACCCTGTAACTGTGGGCGGCGGCCTGCGCTTTCTGCCCGACGGCTTGGACCTGAAGCTGGAACTGCTGGAAGAGCGCCGGTTCAGCAACGGTGTGGTGTACCTGCGTTACCGGACAGTGTGA
- the yidC gene encoding membrane protein insertase YidC, whose amino-acid sequence MDFFTAVMDPFRWLVSAILVAFHDGLAAAGMPASGGWTWTLAIIGLVLVIRAALIPVFLAQVRAQRRMRLLQPELKELQDRYKGRTDQASRQAMAQEQMALYKKHGTNPFSACLPLLIQAPFFLALFQVLSGISNASRQGEGIGALSHDQVLQFESASIFGVPLSASLLHGSGGGGPAAVAVLAVAMILVMIACQFLTQKLVASRSFAGQDSDNPLMRQQKVLLYVLPLVFGLGGIFFPIGVLVYWTVSNLWTLGQQFLVSREPIQN is encoded by the coding sequence GTGGACTTTTTCACGGCAGTGATGGATCCGTTCCGGTGGCTGGTGTCTGCCATCCTGGTGGCTTTCCATGACGGACTGGCTGCGGCAGGCATGCCGGCATCCGGTGGCTGGACGTGGACGCTGGCCATCATCGGGCTGGTCCTGGTCATCCGCGCCGCGCTGATCCCGGTGTTCCTGGCACAGGTCCGTGCCCAGCGCAGGATGCGGCTCCTGCAGCCGGAGCTGAAGGAGCTCCAAGACCGGTACAAGGGCCGGACGGACCAGGCGTCCCGGCAGGCCATGGCCCAGGAGCAGATGGCGCTGTACAAGAAACACGGCACCAACCCGTTCTCCGCCTGCCTGCCGCTGCTGATCCAGGCGCCGTTCTTCCTTGCCCTGTTCCAGGTGCTGTCCGGGATCTCCAACGCGTCGCGGCAGGGCGAAGGCATTGGGGCGCTAAGCCATGACCAGGTGCTCCAGTTCGAATCCGCCAGTATCTTTGGTGTGCCGCTGTCCGCCTCTTTGCTGCACGGCAGCGGCGGCGGTGGCCCCGCCGCCGTGGCCGTGCTCGCCGTCGCCATGATCCTGGTGATGATTGCCTGCCAGTTCCTCACCCAGAAACTCGTGGCTTCCCGGAGCTTTGCCGGGCAGGACAGCGACAACCCCCTGATGCGCCAGCAGAAGGTCCTCCTCTACGTCCTGCCGCTGGTCTTCGGCCTGGGCGGAATCTTCTTCCCCATCGGCGTCCTGGTCTATTGGACGGTCTCCAACCTCTGGACCCTGGGGCAACAGTTCCTGGTGTCCCGGGAGCCTATCCAGAACTGA
- a CDS encoding DEAD/DEAH box helicase, whose translation MPENQNETTAEAATASIEFTEPAAPAAEVPAAEAVAAPAEAPAAKAPESDEEEGVKFADLGIDARVLAALQDVGYEKPSPIQAATIPLLLEGRDVVGLAQTGTGKTAAFAVPALSRLAELHDLNGPSRKTQALVLAPTRELALQVAEAFTSYAKHIDDFTVLPVYGGSAYGPQLAGLRRGAQVVVGTPGRVIDHISKGSLDLSELQYLVLDEADEMLRMGFAEDVEQIFQQTPSDRQVALFSATMPSQIRRMSKQYLNDPAEISVKSKTTTGANTRQRYLQVMGPHKLDAMTRILEVEEFDGVIAFVRTKMATEDLADKLKSRGFQAAAINGDIPQQQRERTVDALKEGRIDILVATDVAARGLDVERISHVINYDIPHDTESYVHRIGRTGRAGRSGDAILFMTPREKYLLRSIEKATRQPVEQMHLPTAETVNTLRLGKFAERITETLASEDVSAFRDLIASYEEEHKVPAAEIAAALAVMAQGGQPLLVKELPAAPEFQKRERSKDGFGSRGPTRALTEGNATYRIAVGRRQRVMPGSIVGAIANEGGISSAQIGGIDIRSDHSLVELPADLSPEQLRALSRTRIGGELIHLELDNGRKPSGDRGAYQGNRGGDRGGNFKGNGGFKKEFRKNDGERTSADRGGRSYSERSERSFGDRKPRTEGGFKPRNKW comes from the coding sequence ATGCCCGAAAACCAGAACGAAACCACCGCTGAAGCAGCAACTGCCAGCATCGAATTCACCGAGCCCGCTGCCCCCGCAGCTGAGGTTCCTGCCGCTGAGGCCGTCGCGGCCCCTGCCGAAGCCCCCGCCGCCAAGGCGCCGGAATCCGACGAGGAAGAAGGCGTCAAGTTCGCCGACCTCGGCATCGACGCCCGCGTCCTTGCCGCCCTCCAGGATGTCGGGTACGAGAAGCCGTCCCCCATCCAGGCAGCCACCATCCCGCTGCTGCTCGAAGGCCGCGACGTGGTGGGCCTGGCACAGACCGGTACCGGCAAGACTGCAGCATTCGCAGTGCCGGCACTGTCCCGCCTGGCCGAACTCCACGACCTCAACGGCCCGTCCCGCAAGACCCAGGCCCTGGTCCTGGCCCCCACCCGCGAGCTGGCACTCCAGGTTGCCGAGGCGTTCACCTCCTACGCCAAGCACATCGATGACTTCACCGTGCTGCCCGTCTACGGCGGCTCCGCCTACGGTCCCCAGCTGGCCGGCCTGCGCCGCGGCGCCCAGGTGGTTGTGGGTACCCCCGGCCGCGTGATCGACCACATCTCCAAGGGTTCCCTGGACCTGTCCGAGCTGCAGTACCTGGTACTGGACGAGGCTGACGAGATGCTGCGCATGGGCTTCGCCGAAGACGTGGAGCAGATCTTCCAGCAGACGCCGTCGGACCGCCAGGTGGCACTGTTCTCCGCCACCATGCCCAGCCAGATCCGGCGCATGTCCAAGCAGTACCTGAATGATCCGGCCGAGATCTCCGTCAAGTCCAAGACCACCACCGGTGCCAACACCCGCCAGCGCTACCTGCAGGTCATGGGCCCGCACAAGCTGGACGCGATGACCCGCATCCTTGAGGTGGAAGAGTTCGACGGCGTCATCGCCTTCGTCCGCACCAAGATGGCCACCGAGGACCTGGCTGACAAGCTGAAGTCGCGCGGCTTCCAGGCTGCCGCCATCAACGGCGACATCCCCCAGCAGCAGCGTGAGCGCACCGTCGACGCGCTGAAGGAAGGCCGCATCGATATCCTCGTTGCTACCGACGTCGCTGCCCGCGGCCTGGACGTGGAGCGCATCAGCCACGTCATCAACTACGACATCCCGCACGACACCGAGTCCTACGTGCACCGCATTGGCCGCACCGGCCGTGCAGGCCGTTCCGGTGACGCCATCCTGTTCATGACGCCGCGGGAGAAGTACCTGCTGCGCTCCATTGAAAAGGCCACCCGCCAGCCGGTGGAGCAGATGCACCTGCCCACAGCGGAAACCGTGAACACGCTTCGCCTGGGCAAGTTCGCCGAGCGCATCACCGAGACCCTCGCCTCCGAGGACGTCTCCGCGTTCCGTGACCTCATCGCCTCCTACGAGGAAGAGCACAAGGTGCCGGCAGCAGAAATCGCTGCGGCACTGGCCGTCATGGCCCAGGGCGGCCAGCCGCTCCTGGTCAAGGAACTGCCCGCTGCTCCTGAATTCCAGAAGCGCGAGCGGTCCAAGGACGGCTTCGGCTCCCGTGGGCCGACCCGTGCACTGACCGAGGGCAACGCCACCTACCGTATCGCGGTGGGCCGGCGTCAGCGGGTCATGCCCGGCTCGATCGTGGGCGCTATCGCCAACGAGGGTGGCATCTCCTCCGCGCAGATCGGCGGCATCGACATTCGCTCGGACCACTCCCTGGTGGAGCTGCCCGCGGACCTCAGCCCTGAGCAGCTGCGCGCACTGTCCCGCACCCGGATCGGCGGCGAGCTGATCCACCTGGAGCTGGACAACGGCCGCAAGCCGTCCGGTGACCGCGGCGCCTACCAGGGCAACCGCGGTGGCGACCGTGGAGGCAACTTCAAGGGCAATGGCGGGTTCAAGAAGGAATTCCGGAAGAACGACGGCGAGCGCACCTCCGCTGACCGCGGCGGACGTTCGTACAGCGAGCGTTCCGAGCGTTCCTTCGGTGACCGCAAGCCGCGGACCGAGGGCGGCTTCAAGCCCCGCAACAAGTGGTAA
- a CDS encoding MOSC domain-containing protein: MESGSVLAVCRVHQLLGDQGSVGVTAIDKRPADGPVKVHKLGLRGDIQANRAHHGGEDQAVYAYSQADADYWAGALGRELPPGVFGENLRVSGIEATHAVIGERWKVGSGVELEVTSPRTPCATFQRRMKEPQWVKRFTDEGRVGTYLRVIRTGSIRAGDTIERTFVPRHGITIGRWFSEPDAEVIAALRGAEADGEIRLQDEYHVRFEVLLRRLAR, translated from the coding sequence ATGGAATCAGGTTCTGTCCTTGCTGTCTGCCGCGTCCACCAGCTCCTGGGAGACCAGGGCAGCGTGGGCGTCACCGCCATCGACAAGCGCCCGGCCGATGGGCCCGTCAAGGTCCACAAGCTGGGCCTCCGCGGGGACATCCAGGCCAACAGGGCACACCATGGCGGGGAGGACCAGGCCGTCTACGCCTACTCCCAGGCCGACGCCGATTACTGGGCCGGCGCACTGGGCCGTGAGCTGCCGCCGGGCGTCTTCGGTGAGAACCTGCGGGTATCCGGCATCGAAGCCACGCACGCGGTGATCGGGGAGCGCTGGAAGGTGGGGTCCGGCGTCGAACTTGAAGTCACCTCCCCACGCACCCCCTGTGCAACGTTCCAGCGCCGGATGAAGGAGCCGCAGTGGGTGAAGCGGTTCACCGACGAGGGGAGGGTGGGGACATACCTGCGCGTCATCCGCACCGGCAGCATCCGGGCCGGCGACACCATCGAGCGGACCTTCGTCCCGCGCCACGGCATCACCATCGGCAGGTGGTTCAGTGAACCGGACGCGGAGGTCATTGCGGCCCTGCGCGGTGCAGAGGCCGACGGCGAGATCCGGCTCCAGGACGAGTACCACGTCAGGTTTGAGGTACTGCTGCGGCGGCTGGCGCGGTAG
- a CDS encoding Tat pathway signal protein, protein MDSNQKIPQGDPEEGPPSGANNIPGTSGAGSAAKPPPWQVPKPELRPDLLNEPVTPVDPFAREREKQLDNAAARKKRSQRRAVVVGLGVTALLAGTITAVVASNEDDPEYAQVCFNDETGERVEDRSCDSSAGRGGGIYAWYFYSRGASVPAIGQNRSTAPNYTRTVPSGAKASTGYSSKGGTVSRGGFGSSAKSGSSGGGGKVSGG, encoded by the coding sequence GTGGACTCGAACCAGAAGATCCCGCAAGGGGACCCGGAGGAAGGGCCGCCGAGCGGGGCTAACAACATCCCGGGAACCAGCGGCGCGGGCAGCGCCGCCAAGCCGCCGCCGTGGCAGGTGCCCAAGCCTGAGCTGCGTCCTGATCTCCTCAACGAACCCGTCACCCCCGTGGACCCGTTTGCGCGCGAGCGGGAAAAGCAGCTCGACAATGCTGCGGCGCGGAAGAAGCGCTCCCAGCGCCGCGCAGTGGTGGTGGGCCTCGGCGTCACCGCCCTCCTGGCCGGCACCATCACGGCCGTGGTGGCCAGCAACGAGGACGATCCCGAGTACGCCCAGGTGTGCTTCAACGATGAGACCGGCGAGCGCGTGGAGGACAGGAGCTGCGACAGCTCAGCAGGCCGCGGCGGCGGCATCTACGCCTGGTACTTCTACTCGCGCGGAGCCAGCGTTCCGGCCATCGGCCAGAACCGGTCCACGGCGCCCAACTACACGCGGACCGTTCCCAGCGGGGCCAAGGCCTCCACGGGCTACAGCAGCAAGGGCGGCACGGTCAGCCGCGGCGGTTTCGGGTCAAGCGCCAAGAGCGGTTCGAGCGGCGGCGGCGGCAAGGTTTCGGGGGGCTGA
- a CDS encoding glutathionylspermidine synthase family protein has translation MKRMLSEPRPGWKQKIEEQGLVFSTTTMDDGRRIEYWNESAYYEFTMDEVEALEVVAEDMHRMCLEAAKFLATGAMGSIGIGPQALELATESLQAGDVDVYGRFDFIYGGQGGPAKMLEYNADTPTGLIEAAVAQWFWLQDVHPEKDQWNGIHEALIRQWKKFQYRTGMSTLHVAHSEVEESGEDWMTAAYMRDVASQAGWTTIGINMSDIGWDPNLNRFVDLDNYLISTIFKLYPWELMMKEEFGPRLLERAHNPRWVEPAWKMLLSNKALLAALWHLYPNHPNLLPAYLTDPGPLKEWVAKPLHGREGDNIRIHADGINLEQPGGYGREGWCYQQYHPLPDFDGNRPVLGLWVVDGESVGCGIRESDGPVTDYFCRFVPNTIDAPAPLSAVADSTKAGITL, from the coding sequence ATGAAGAGAATGTTGTCTGAGCCCCGGCCGGGCTGGAAGCAAAAGATCGAAGAACAGGGCCTGGTCTTCTCCACCACCACCATGGATGACGGGCGCCGCATTGAGTACTGGAACGAATCGGCGTACTACGAATTCACCATGGACGAGGTGGAGGCCCTCGAAGTGGTGGCCGAAGACATGCACCGGATGTGCCTGGAGGCCGCCAAGTTCCTGGCCACCGGCGCCATGGGCAGCATCGGCATCGGTCCGCAGGCCCTGGAACTGGCGACGGAATCCCTGCAGGCGGGCGACGTGGACGTCTACGGCAGGTTCGACTTCATCTATGGCGGCCAGGGCGGGCCGGCAAAGATGCTCGAATACAACGCCGACACCCCCACCGGGCTGATCGAAGCCGCCGTGGCCCAGTGGTTCTGGCTGCAGGACGTCCACCCGGAGAAGGACCAGTGGAACGGCATCCACGAGGCCCTGATCCGGCAGTGGAAGAAATTCCAGTACCGCACGGGAATGAGCACTCTGCACGTTGCCCATTCGGAAGTTGAGGAATCCGGCGAGGACTGGATGACTGCCGCGTACATGCGCGATGTTGCCAGCCAGGCCGGCTGGACCACCATCGGCATCAATATGTCCGATATCGGGTGGGACCCCAACCTCAACCGCTTCGTGGACCTGGACAACTACCTGATCAGCACCATCTTCAAGCTCTATCCCTGGGAGCTGATGATGAAGGAGGAGTTCGGCCCGCGGCTGCTGGAGCGTGCCCACAACCCGCGCTGGGTGGAACCTGCCTGGAAGATGCTGCTCTCCAACAAGGCCCTGCTGGCCGCGCTGTGGCACCTTTACCCCAACCACCCCAACCTGCTGCCGGCGTACCTCACCGATCCGGGGCCGCTGAAGGAATGGGTGGCCAAGCCGCTGCACGGCCGCGAAGGCGACAACATCCGCATCCACGCGGACGGCATCAACCTGGAGCAGCCCGGCGGGTACGGCCGCGAGGGTTGGTGCTACCAGCAATACCACCCGCTGCCGGATTTCGACGGCAACCGTCCCGTCCTGGGGCTCTGGGTGGTGGACGGCGAGTCCGTGGGCTGCGGCATCCGCGAATCCGACGGACCGGTCACGGACTACTTCTGCCGCTTCGTCCCCAACACGATCGACGCGCCGGCGCCGCTTTCAGCGGTGGCCGACTCCACCAAGGCAGGTATCACCCTATGA